In a single window of the Mesorhizobium shangrilense genome:
- the upp gene encoding uracil phosphoribosyltransferase, producing the protein MQGVTVVDHPLVQHKLTIMRNKETSTAGFRRLLREISLLLCYEVTRNLELTTMKIETPMEEMDAPILEGKKLVFASVLRAGNGLLEGLLDLVPAARVAHIGLYRDHDTLEAVEYFFKAPSDLADRLVIVVDPMLATANSAIAAIDKIKSRGATNIRFLCLLAAPEGIERFTKAHPDVPIFTASIDRELNEKGYIIPGLGDAGDRMYGTK; encoded by the coding sequence ATGCAAGGCGTCACCGTCGTCGATCATCCACTGGTCCAGCACAAGCTGACCATCATGCGAAACAAGGAAACCTCGACGGCCGGCTTTAGAAGGCTGTTGCGCGAGATCTCGCTGCTGCTCTGCTATGAGGTCACCCGCAATCTCGAACTGACGACCATGAAGATCGAGACGCCCATGGAGGAGATGGACGCGCCGATCCTCGAGGGCAAGAAGCTCGTCTTCGCCTCGGTCCTGCGCGCCGGCAACGGCCTGCTCGAGGGACTGCTGGACCTCGTGCCCGCCGCTCGCGTTGCGCATATCGGGCTCTATCGCGACCACGACACGCTGGAGGCGGTGGAATATTTCTTCAAGGCGCCGAGCGATCTCGCCGACCGGCTGGTCATCGTCGTCGACCCGATGCTGGCGACGGCCAACTCGGCGATCGCGGCGATCGACAAGATCAAGAGCCGCGGCGCGACCAACATCCGGTTCCTCTGCCTGCTGGCAGCCCCCGAGGGCATCGAGCGCTTCACCAAGGCGCATCCCGACGTGCCGATCTTCACGGCTTCCATCGACCGGGAGCTGAACGAGAAGGGCTACATCATCCCCGGTCTGGGCGACGCCGGCGACCGCATGTACGGGACGAAGTAG
- a CDS encoding purine-nucleoside phosphorylase: MTAASEVLSSRLGGLSPTVALVLGSGLGGLVDEVEDAVRIPYGELPGFPHSGVSGHAGQLVAGRLAGKPVIVLAGRAHYYEHGDAAAMRPALEALAGVGVGKLILTNAAGSVDAQMPPGSVMLLTDHINFAGANPLIGEQTDRRFVGLSEAYDADMRAAFERAAQDTGTPLHQGVYMWFSGPSFETPAEIRMARVMGANAVGMSTVPEVILARFLGMRVAACSVITNLAAGMSAGELSHQETKDMAPIGGARLATVLKRVLSAGMLED, encoded by the coding sequence ATGACAGCTGCAAGCGAGGTTCTTTCGAGCCGCCTGGGCGGCCTGTCGCCGACGGTGGCGCTGGTCCTGGGTTCCGGGTTGGGCGGGCTGGTCGACGAGGTCGAAGACGCCGTCCGCATTCCCTATGGCGAGCTTCCGGGTTTTCCGCACAGCGGCGTCAGCGGCCATGCGGGCCAGCTCGTCGCCGGGCGGCTCGCGGGTAAGCCGGTGATCGTGCTGGCCGGACGCGCGCACTATTACGAACACGGCGACGCCGCGGCCATGCGTCCGGCACTCGAGGCGCTGGCCGGCGTCGGCGTCGGCAAGCTGATCCTGACGAATGCAGCCGGCTCGGTCGACGCGCAGATGCCGCCCGGATCGGTCATGCTGCTCACCGACCACATCAATTTCGCGGGGGCAAATCCGCTGATCGGCGAGCAGACCGATCGCCGCTTCGTCGGTTTGAGCGAAGCCTACGATGCGGACATGCGCGCGGCTTTCGAACGTGCGGCGCAGGACACCGGTACGCCCCTCCATCAGGGCGTCTACATGTGGTTCTCCGGCCCCTCCTTCGAGACGCCGGCCGAGATCCGTATGGCGCGTGTCATGGGCGCCAACGCGGTCGGCATGTCGACCGTGCCGGAAGTGATCCTGGCGCGCTTCCTCGGCATGAGGGTCGCCGCCTGCTCGGTGATCACCAACCTCGCCGCGGGCATGAGCGCCGGCGAGCTGTCGCATCAGGAAACCAAGGACATGGCTCCGATCGGCGGCGCCCGTCTGGCGACGGTGCTCAAGAGGGTGTTGTCGGCCGGAATGCTGGAAGACTAG
- a CDS encoding retropepsin-like aspartic protease family protein, with the protein MFRQLALLGMFAAISLAFPLVYEMNPGAIESWIDAQEPADRATAVEPATRIAAATPEPSPKAQPLVGRKVQVRANEGGHFVAEFRLNGRRIDAMIDTGATTVALNRSLARRIGISLSPADFKYEVRTANGIVKGAAATIDRVQVGRITLERIDALVLDDRALDGVLVGMSFLNQLSRFQVQGGILTMQQ; encoded by the coding sequence ATGTTTCGACAGCTCGCATTGCTGGGGATGTTCGCGGCCATCAGCCTGGCATTCCCGCTCGTCTACGAAATGAACCCCGGGGCCATCGAGAGCTGGATCGATGCGCAGGAGCCGGCCGACCGCGCGACGGCAGTCGAACCGGCGACCCGCATCGCGGCGGCGACGCCCGAGCCTTCTCCGAAAGCGCAGCCGCTGGTCGGGCGAAAGGTGCAGGTGCGCGCCAATGAGGGCGGCCATTTCGTCGCCGAATTCAGGCTGAACGGACGCAGGATCGACGCAATGATCGATACCGGCGCGACGACGGTCGCGCTGAACCGCTCGCTCGCACGACGTATCGGCATCTCCCTTTCGCCGGCCGACTTCAAATACGAGGTGCGCACCGCGAACGGTATCGTGAAAGGCGCCGCCGCCACCATCGATCGCGTCCAGGTCGGCCGCATCACGCTGGAGCGCATCGACGCCCTGGTGCTCGACGACAGGGCTCTGGACGGCGTGCTCGTCGGCATGAGCTTCCTCAACCAGCTGTCGAGGTTCCAGGTGCAGGGCGGCATTCTTACGATGCAGCAGTAG
- a CDS encoding type II toxin-antitoxin system VapC family toxin, whose protein sequence is MSFVTDSSAIIAILKRETDAEVYASKLALDVPKFISAGSLLECGVVVGRGLGTGALANMNVLLRGANIEPVAFDPAQYEVGLNAYLLYGRGSGHRANLNFGDCFSYALAKTRGLPLLFKGDDFIHTDVEPALGSS, encoded by the coding sequence ATGAGCTTCGTTACGGACTCCTCGGCGATCATCGCTATCCTGAAGCGGGAGACTGATGCCGAGGTCTATGCCTCGAAGCTCGCGCTGGATGTTCCCAAGTTCATCAGCGCGGGCTCGCTGCTCGAATGTGGTGTTGTCGTCGGGAGGGGGCTCGGCACGGGGGCGCTGGCCAACATGAATGTCTTGCTGAGGGGCGCGAACATCGAGCCTGTGGCCTTCGACCCCGCACAATACGAAGTGGGCCTGAACGCGTATCTGCTCTATGGCCGCGGCAGCGGGCACAGGGCGAACCTGAATTTCGGTGATTGTTTCTCCTACGCGCTTGCCAAGACTCGCGGACTTCCACTGCTTTTCAAGGGCGACGATTTCATCCATACGGATGTCGAGCCGGCGCTTGGGTCGAGCTGA
- the coaBC gene encoding bifunctional phosphopantothenoylcysteine decarboxylase/phosphopantothenate--cysteine ligase CoaBC — protein MILSGKRILLIIGGGIAAYKSLDLIRRLRERGAAVRCVMTAAAKEFVTPLSVGALSADHVFTDLFDRQAEHDVGHIRLSREADLIVVAPATADLMGKLANGLANDLAANVLLATDKRVLMAPAMNPRMWAHPATRRNHATLAKDGIVFVGPNKGEMAESNEAGEGRMAEPLEIVAAVEALLDNRPKPLSGRKIIVTSGPTHEPIDPVRYIANRSSGKQGHAIAAALARLGADVRLVSGPVNLPDPAGVATVHVESAREMRDAVEQQLPVDAGIFVAAVADWRTSREAGEKIKKVAGEGPPALQMVENPDILAGIGHHKQRPYLVVGFAAETHDLMKNAEAKLKKKGADFIVANDVSEEGGAMGGDRNQVTIVSRAGAEQWPEMDKQAVAERLAALVAERLKTVSV, from the coding sequence ATGATCCTTTCGGGCAAGCGCATCCTTCTCATCATCGGCGGCGGCATCGCGGCCTACAAGTCGCTCGACCTGATCCGCCGCCTGCGCGAGCGGGGCGCCGCGGTGCGCTGCGTGATGACGGCGGCAGCCAAGGAGTTCGTGACGCCGCTTTCCGTTGGAGCCTTGTCGGCCGACCATGTCTTCACCGATCTCTTCGACCGCCAGGCCGAGCATGATGTCGGGCATATCAGGCTCTCCCGCGAGGCCGATCTGATCGTCGTCGCTCCGGCGACGGCCGATCTCATGGGCAAGCTGGCGAACGGTCTTGCCAACGACCTCGCCGCGAACGTGCTGCTCGCCACCGACAAGCGCGTGCTGATGGCCCCGGCGATGAACCCCAGAATGTGGGCGCACCCGGCAACCCGCCGCAATCATGCGACGCTCGCGAAGGACGGGATTGTATTCGTAGGGCCCAACAAGGGCGAGATGGCCGAAAGCAACGAGGCTGGCGAAGGCCGCATGGCCGAGCCGCTGGAGATCGTCGCCGCCGTCGAGGCGCTGCTGGACAACCGTCCAAAACCTCTCTCCGGCAGGAAGATCATCGTGACGTCGGGACCGACGCATGAGCCGATCGATCCGGTACGATACATCGCCAACCGCTCGTCGGGAAAGCAGGGGCATGCGATCGCGGCTGCCTTGGCGCGCCTTGGGGCGGATGTCAGGCTGGTGTCCGGCCCGGTGAACCTTCCCGATCCCGCCGGCGTCGCGACCGTCCATGTCGAGTCCGCGCGCGAGATGCGCGATGCGGTTGAGCAGCAGCTGCCGGTCGACGCCGGCATCTTCGTCGCGGCGGTCGCCGACTGGCGCACCTCCCGCGAAGCCGGTGAGAAGATCAAGAAGGTGGCGGGGGAGGGACCGCCCGCGCTGCAGATGGTCGAGAACCCGGACATTCTGGCCGGCATCGGCCACCACAAGCAGCGGCCCTATCTGGTCGTCGGCTTCGCCGCGGAAACGCATGACCTGATGAAGAACGCCGAGGCGAAGCTGAAGAAGAAGGGCGCCGATTTCATCGTCGCCAATGATGTCAGCGAGGAGGGTGGAGCGATGGGGGGCGACCGCAATCAGGTGACGATCGTCTCGCGGGCCGGTGCGGAGCAGTGGCCGGAGATGGACAAGCAGGCAGTGGCCGAACGTCTCGCCGCGCTTGTTGCCGAACGGCTGAAGACGGTGAGCGTGTGA
- a CDS encoding FitA-like ribbon-helix-helix domain-containing protein, with protein sequence MGVLTIRNLDEGVKLELRKRAAARGVSMEQHVRDVITQAVQEPAKRRLLSAEEIVALGVEPENDFDQKKVSDELYAYIESK encoded by the coding sequence ATGGGCGTTCTGACCATCAGGAACCTCGACGAGGGCGTGAAGCTCGAGCTTCGCAAGCGTGCCGCCGCAAGGGGCGTGTCGATGGAGCAGCACGTCCGCGACGTGATCACCCAAGCCGTTCAGGAACCCGCCAAGCGCCGGCTCCTCTCTGCTGAGGAGATAGTCGCACTCGGTGTGGAACCTGAGAACGACTTTGATCAGAAGAAGGTCTCCGACGAACTTTATGCCTATATCGAGAGCAAATGA
- the ubiB gene encoding 2-polyprenylphenol 6-hydroxylase — translation MSSVGAFFRLIHAGWIMTREGVVAALPGDQLDGFPRTAWRMAKLLTKRRAKGKDRSQRLSDAIARLGPSYVKLGQFLATRPDVVGDEIALDLAALQDRMPTFPRAEAVASIEGSLGRSVEDLYTRLGEPVAAASIAQVHEAEVVEEGAPRKVAVKVIRPGVRKMFFRDLESYFVAARLQEKYIPSSRRLRPVEVTETLAQTTRIEMDLRLEAAALSELGENTRNDPGFRVPSVDWERTGRDVLTIEWIDGVKLNDLDGLRAAGHDMNLLAANLVQSFLRHTLRDGFFHADMHPGNMFVEADGTIVAVDLGICGRLGRKERRFLAEILYGFITRDYVRVAEVHFEAGYVPRTQNVAAFAQAIRAIGEPIHGQSAETISMAKLLTLLFEVTELFDMATRPELVLLQKTMVVVEGVARTLNPHFNMWKTSEPVVGDWIAGNLGPRGLLVDAREGVSALVSLARQIPDLAARTERLSREIDAMAENGLRFDAETARAIGKAEARHTRSGRIALWVIAAAMVWIAWELS, via the coding sequence ATGAGCAGCGTCGGCGCATTTTTCCGGCTCATCCACGCCGGCTGGATCATGACGCGCGAGGGGGTGGTGGCCGCGTTGCCGGGCGACCAGCTCGACGGGTTCCCGCGGACTGCCTGGCGCATGGCGAAGCTGCTGACGAAGCGGCGGGCGAAGGGCAAGGACCGCTCGCAGCGCCTTTCGGACGCCATCGCCCGTCTCGGTCCCTCTTACGTCAAGCTCGGCCAGTTCCTGGCAACGCGCCCGGACGTCGTCGGAGACGAGATCGCGCTGGATCTGGCCGCGCTGCAGGACCGCATGCCCACCTTTCCGCGCGCCGAAGCCGTTGCTTCGATCGAGGGTTCGCTCGGCCGCTCCGTCGAAGACCTGTACACGCGTCTCGGCGAGCCGGTCGCCGCTGCTTCGATCGCCCAGGTGCACGAGGCGGAAGTCGTCGAGGAAGGCGCGCCGCGCAAGGTTGCCGTCAAGGTGATCCGGCCGGGCGTCCGAAAGATGTTCTTCCGCGACCTCGAGAGCTATTTCGTGGCCGCCCGCCTGCAGGAGAAGTACATCCCGTCGAGCCGCAGGCTGCGGCCGGTCGAGGTCACCGAAACGCTGGCGCAGACGACCCGGATCGAGATGGACCTCCGCCTGGAGGCGGCGGCGCTGTCGGAGCTTGGCGAGAACACCCGCAATGATCCGGGCTTCCGCGTACCGTCGGTCGACTGGGAACGCACCGGCCGCGACGTCCTCACCATCGAGTGGATCGACGGGGTCAAGCTGAACGACCTGGACGGCCTGCGCGCCGCCGGCCACGACATGAACCTGCTCGCGGCCAATCTCGTCCAGTCATTCCTGCGCCACACGTTGCGCGACGGCTTCTTCCATGCCGACATGCATCCCGGAAACATGTTCGTCGAGGCTGATGGGACCATCGTCGCGGTCGATCTTGGCATCTGCGGGCGGCTGGGCCGGAAGGAACGGCGCTTCCTGGCGGAGATCCTCTACGGCTTCATCACCCGCGACTACGTGCGGGTGGCGGAGGTGCATTTCGAGGCAGGCTATGTGCCGCGGACGCAGAACGTCGCTGCCTTCGCCCAGGCCATCCGCGCCATCGGCGAGCCGATCCACGGCCAGTCGGCCGAGACGATCTCCATGGCGAAGCTGCTGACGCTGCTGTTCGAGGTGACGGAGCTGTTCGACATGGCGACCCGTCCCGAACTCGTTCTCCTGCAGAAGACGATGGTCGTCGTTGAAGGCGTTGCCCGCACGCTCAACCCGCATTTCAACATGTGGAAGACGTCCGAGCCGGTGGTCGGCGACTGGATTGCGGGAAATCTCGGCCCGCGCGGCCTGCTGGTCGACGCTCGCGAGGGTGTCAGTGCGCTGGTTTCGCTGGCCCGGCAGATACCCGATCTCGCCGCCCGCACCGAGCGCCTTTCGCGCGAGATCGACGCCATGGCGGAAAACGGCCTGCGCTTCGACGCGGAGACCGCCCGCGCCATCGGCAAGGCCGAGGCTCGCCATACCCGCTCGGGCCGGATCGCGCTGTGGGTGATCGCAGCGGCCATGGTCTGGATCGCCTGGGAGCTAAGTTGA
- the ubiE gene encoding bifunctional demethylmenaquinone methyltransferase/2-methoxy-6-polyprenyl-1,4-benzoquinol methylase UbiE has protein sequence MSEQRTTGGEAMSTSYGFRQVAEGDKQSLVDTVFHKVAGRYDLMNDLMSGGLHRLWKDAMVAALNPPKRPGWRALDVAGGTGDIAFRIVDASDRAAHVTVLDINGSMLEVGRSRAEKRGLIGSLDFVEANAQELPFEDDTFDAYTIAFGIRNVPEIETALGEAYRVLKTGGRFLCLEFSEVDMPILDRVYEQWSFKAIPQIGRMVTGEAEPYSYLVESIRKFPNQTNFASMISRAGFERVTFRNYSGGIAALHSGWKL, from the coding sequence GTGTCAGAACAACGGACCACCGGCGGCGAGGCGATGTCCACGTCCTACGGCTTCAGGCAGGTCGCGGAAGGGGACAAGCAGAGCCTTGTCGACACGGTCTTCCATAAGGTTGCCGGCCGCTACGATCTGATGAACGACCTGATGTCCGGCGGACTGCACCGGCTGTGGAAGGACGCCATGGTGGCGGCGCTCAACCCGCCGAAGCGTCCGGGCTGGCGGGCGCTCGACGTCGCGGGCGGCACCGGCGACATTGCCTTCCGCATCGTCGACGCGTCTGACCGGGCGGCGCACGTCACCGTGCTGGACATCAACGGCTCGATGCTCGAGGTCGGCCGCAGCCGTGCCGAAAAGCGCGGGCTGATCGGCTCGCTGGACTTCGTCGAGGCCAACGCCCAGGAGTTGCCCTTCGAGGACGACACATTCGACGCCTACACGATCGCTTTCGGCATCCGCAACGTCCCCGAGATCGAGACTGCGCTCGGCGAGGCCTATCGCGTCCTGAAGACGGGCGGGCGCTTTCTGTGCCTCGAATTCTCCGAGGTCGACATGCCGATCCTCGACCGCGTCTATGAGCAATGGTCGTTCAAGGCCATCCCCCAGATCGGACGGATGGTGACGGGCGAGGCCGAGCCCTATTCCTATCTGGTCGAATCGATCCGCAAGTTCCCCAATCAGACCAATTTCGCGTCCATGATCTCGCGCGCCGGATTCGAGCGGGTGACCTTCCGCAACTATTCCGGCGGCATCGCGGCGCTGCATTCGGGCTGGAAGCTTTGA
- a CDS encoding cytidine deaminase — MSHDLYLAAKAAMKSAHAPYSKFPVGAAIRTEDGKVYAGANIEVASYPEGWCAETTALGHYVMGGGGRIVEIAVVAERMAKISPCGGCRQRLAEFAGPSAKLYLCDDTGIAETVTMGDMLPYGFRGDILK; from the coding sequence TTGTCACATGATCTGTACCTGGCGGCGAAGGCCGCCATGAAGAGCGCCCATGCGCCCTACTCAAAATTCCCCGTCGGCGCGGCGATCCGCACAGAAGACGGCAAGGTTTATGCAGGGGCGAACATCGAGGTCGCGTCCTATCCCGAGGGTTGGTGCGCCGAGACCACCGCGCTCGGCCACTACGTCATGGGCGGCGGCGGCAGGATCGTCGAGATCGCGGTGGTGGCCGAACGAATGGCGAAGATCAGCCCCTGCGGCGGCTGCCGCCAGCGCCTCGCCGAATTCGCGGGGCCGTCGGCGAAGCTGTACCTGTGTGACGACACGGGCATTGCCGAAACGGTCACGATGGGCGACATGCTTCCCTACGGCTTCCGCGGAGACATCCTGAAATGA
- the deoA gene encoding thymidine phosphorylase: protein MLPQEIIRKKRDRRPLDAGEIAEFVKGVVSGAVSEGQVAAMAMAVLLNGMSRDEAVALTLAMRDSGDVLDWSDLPGPVTDKHSTGGVGDNVSLMLAPIVAACGAYVPMISGRGLGHTGGTLDKMDSIPGYVSQPDNALFRKAVLETGCAIIGQTANLAPADKRIYSIRDVTGTVESVPLITASILSKKLAAGLQSLVLDVKVGNGAFMAKSRDATELATSLVEVANGAGLKTSALITGMNEPLASAAGNAVEVANAVDFLTGRWRDPRLLEVTLSLAAEMLHAAGIAASNQQGLQRANEALDSGKAAEVFGRMVAALGGPRDFVEKADAYLPRAAVELPVPSPTDGFVTAIETRDVGVAVVALGGGRTRPQDSVDHAVGITRLLPVGHEVKRGEPLALIYARGEVDAQAAAAKVLAAYQVGGRRPSRQKAIIRRISPHG from the coding sequence ATGCTCCCACAGGAAATCATCCGCAAGAAGCGCGACCGCCGGCCGCTGGACGCCGGCGAGATTGCGGAGTTCGTCAAGGGCGTGGTCAGCGGGGCGGTGTCGGAAGGGCAGGTGGCCGCGATGGCCATGGCCGTGCTGCTCAACGGCATGAGCCGCGACGAGGCGGTGGCGCTGACGCTTGCGATGCGCGATTCCGGCGACGTGCTCGACTGGTCGGACCTGCCCGGTCCGGTCACCGACAAGCACTCGACCGGCGGCGTCGGCGACAACGTCTCGCTGATGCTGGCGCCGATCGTCGCCGCCTGCGGCGCCTACGTGCCGATGATCTCCGGTCGCGGCCTCGGCCACACGGGCGGCACGCTGGACAAGATGGATTCCATCCCGGGCTATGTCAGCCAGCCGGACAACGCGCTGTTCCGCAAGGCTGTGCTGGAAACCGGCTGCGCCATCATAGGCCAGACCGCCAACCTCGCCCCGGCCGACAAGCGAATCTACTCGATCCGCGACGTCACCGGGACCGTGGAATCGGTGCCGCTGATCACGGCGTCGATCCTGTCGAAGAAGCTCGCCGCCGGCCTGCAGTCGCTGGTCCTCGACGTCAAGGTCGGCAACGGCGCCTTCATGGCGAAGTCCCGCGACGCCACCGAGCTGGCGACCAGCCTGGTGGAGGTCGCCAACGGCGCCGGCCTGAAGACGTCGGCGCTGATCACCGGCATGAACGAGCCGCTCGCATCGGCCGCGGGCAATGCCGTGGAGGTCGCGAATGCCGTCGATTTCCTAACCGGGCGCTGGCGCGATCCGCGCCTGCTCGAGGTCACGCTGTCGCTCGCCGCCGAGATGCTGCATGCCGCCGGCATCGCCGCCTCCAACCAGCAGGGGCTGCAACGCGCAAACGAGGCGCTGGACAGCGGCAAGGCCGCCGAGGTCTTCGGGCGCATGGTCGCCGCCCTTGGCGGACCGCGCGATTTCGTGGAGAAGGCCGACGCCTATCTTCCGCGCGCGGCGGTGGAGCTTCCGGTGCCTTCTCCGACCGACGGCTTCGTCACGGCGATCGAGACGCGCGACGTGGGCGTCGCGGTGGTGGCTCTGGGAGGCGGCCGCACGCGGCCCCAGGATTCGGTCGACCATGCCGTGGGCATCACCCGGCTGCTGCCGGTGGGGCACGAGGTGAAGCGCGGCGAGCCGCTGGCGCTGATCTACGCCCGTGGCGAGGTGGACGCCCAGGCTGCTGCTGCGAAGGTTCTGGCCGCCTATCAGGTCGGCGGAAGGCGTCCGTCCAGGCAGAAGGCCATCATTCGGCGGATATCGCCTCACGGCTGA
- a CDS encoding GNAT family N-acetyltransferase codes for MNPAPVLQTERLVLRGHRAEDFDSYFAMVSDPEVMRFINRNGTPREQAWARMLRYPGMWALLGFGMWVIEERSTGRFLGEAGFLESKRDLDPSIEGSLEMGWILIAEAQGRGLATEAVTAAIDWSRTLFSGRRMTCIIDPDNTASLRVAAKHGFREFARTTYNTSAVVLLERLDVQGV; via the coding sequence GTGAATCCCGCCCCCGTCCTCCAGACCGAGCGTCTGGTCCTGCGCGGGCACCGCGCCGAGGATTTCGACTCCTATTTCGCGATGGTGAGCGACCCGGAGGTGATGCGCTTCATCAACAGGAATGGCACGCCGCGCGAGCAGGCCTGGGCGCGGATGCTGCGCTATCCGGGGATGTGGGCGCTGCTCGGGTTCGGCATGTGGGTGATCGAGGAAAGGTCGACCGGGCGCTTTCTCGGCGAGGCGGGGTTCCTGGAGTCCAAGCGCGATCTCGACCCATCGATCGAGGGTTCGCTCGAGATGGGCTGGATCTTGATTGCGGAGGCGCAAGGGCGCGGACTTGCCACCGAAGCCGTGACTGCGGCCATCGACTGGAGTCGAACCTTGTTTTCGGGCAGACGCATGACCTGCATCATCGATCCTGACAACACGGCGTCGCTTCGCGTCGCAGCCAAACACGGCTTCCGCGAATTTGCCCGCACCACCTACAACACGTCCGCCGTTGTCCTGCTTGAGCGCCTTGACGTTCAGGGCGTCTGA
- a CDS encoding glycosyltransferase family 2 protein: MPDRRFPGRATTLPLTLIVPTHGRQELLNRALASVARQSARPSEVLVIDDGSEPPISIDAQICNALDVRLIRHAANKGAAAARNSGMRAAANEWVTFLDSDDQFLDDTLSLRWTAATRGEPVPADPSVVHGCGWIDVDESGRPLTVRRPRGASAPAAFASGCWFSPGSCVILNARAALEIAPQDESLRRFEDYDWFLALALRGFSLRTIPDECVAIERVRRQDPRRVAEAVAMLRSKWRNLTRDPATLRRIDAYLDLEIAAAHYFAGSRLRAACALASSYLNAPRLSLHLSPGWTMERRASSLDLPGQTP, encoded by the coding sequence ATGCCCGACCGGCGTTTCCCAGGTCGGGCGACGACGCTGCCCCTGACGCTGATCGTTCCCACACACGGTCGCCAGGAGCTGCTCAACCGCGCCCTTGCCAGCGTCGCCAGGCAGTCCGCCCGGCCGAGCGAGGTACTGGTCATCGATGACGGGTCCGAGCCGCCCATCTCCATCGATGCGCAGATATGCAATGCGCTCGACGTCAGACTGATCCGGCACGCGGCGAACAAGGGAGCCGCGGCGGCGCGCAATTCCGGCATGCGTGCGGCCGCCAATGAATGGGTCACCTTCCTCGACAGCGACGACCAATTTCTCGACGACACGCTGTCCCTGCGGTGGACGGCGGCAACCAGGGGAGAGCCCGTCCCTGCGGACCCAAGCGTGGTGCATGGCTGCGGCTGGATCGATGTCGACGAATCCGGACGACCCTTGACGGTGCGCCGGCCGCGTGGCGCAAGCGCCCCGGCCGCCTTTGCCTCGGGATGCTGGTTCTCTCCCGGATCCTGCGTCATCCTCAACGCCAGGGCGGCCCTGGAGATCGCACCGCAGGACGAAAGCCTCCGGCGCTTCGAGGACTATGACTGGTTCCTCGCCCTGGCACTTCGCGGTTTCTCGCTGCGAACGATCCCGGACGAGTGCGTCGCCATCGAACGCGTGCGCCGCCAGGACCCCCGGCGTGTCGCGGAGGCTGTGGCGATGCTCCGAAGCAAGTGGCGTAACCTCACGCGCGATCCTGCCACGTTGAGGCGGATCGACGCCTATCTCGACCTGGAAATCGCCGCGGCCCACTACTTTGCCGGATCGCGCCTTCGTGCGGCGTGCGCTCTGGCGAGCTCCTATCTCAATGCGCCGCGGCTTTCGCTGCACCTTTCGCCGGGGTGGACGATGGAGCGCCGCGCGAGTTCCCTGGACTTGCCTGGTCAGACGCCCTGA
- a CDS encoding adenosine deaminase: MALKAELHCHIEGAAAPELVIRQARKYNADPTPYIRDGAFVWSDFTTFLQAYDFAADLFRTEDDYAQLADHYLTSLARDGAIYSEVFTSPDHAVKAGLSPQAYTDAIGEGMSRARAKTGIEARMIVTGVRHFGVESVETAARFAAKCRHPLVSGFGMAGDERIGDIEDYVRAFEIAREAGLGITVHAGELAGWESVDAALEHIRPSRIGHGVRAIENPDLVSKIADAGIVLECCPGSNIALNVFPSFAEHPLPKLRQAGCKVTVSSDDPPYFWTSLKREYDIAAEHFGMSDKDLAALTRTAVEAAFVDRTTRAALLARLGAPARGR; this comes from the coding sequence ATGGCGTTGAAGGCCGAACTGCACTGCCACATAGAAGGTGCGGCCGCACCGGAACTGGTCATCCGCCAAGCGCGGAAATACAATGCCGACCCAACCCCCTATATCCGGGACGGTGCGTTCGTCTGGTCGGACTTCACAACCTTCCTGCAAGCCTACGACTTCGCCGCGGACCTTTTCCGCACCGAGGACGACTATGCGCAACTGGCGGACCACTACCTGACCAGCCTGGCACGCGACGGCGCCATCTATTCCGAGGTGTTCACCTCGCCGGATCATGCTGTGAAAGCGGGATTGTCGCCGCAGGCCTACACCGACGCGATCGGGGAAGGCATGAGCCGGGCCAGGGCGAAAACGGGCATCGAGGCGCGCATGATCGTCACCGGCGTCCGCCATTTCGGCGTCGAGTCCGTCGAGACGGCGGCACGCTTCGCCGCAAAGTGCAGGCACCCGCTCGTCAGCGGGTTCGGCATGGCGGGCGACGAGCGGATCGGCGACATCGAGGATTACGTGCGGGCCTTCGAGATCGCCCGCGAGGCGGGGCTGGGCATCACCGTCCATGCCGGCGAACTTGCGGGATGGGAAAGCGTCGACGCAGCGCTTGAGCACATCCGGCCCTCACGCATCGGCCACGGCGTCCGCGCCATAGAGAACCCGGATCTGGTCAGCAAAATCGCGGACGCCGGCATCGTGCTGGAATGCTGCCCCGGGTCCAACATCGCGCTCAACGTCTTTCCAAGCTTTGCCGAGCACCCGTTGCCAAAGCTGCGCCAGGCAGGATGCAAGGTCACGGTGAGTTCAGACGATCCGCCCTATTTCTGGACCTCGCTAAAGCGCGAGTACGACATCGCGGCGGAGCATTTCGGTATGAGCGACAAGGATCTGGCGGCCCTCACGAGAACTGCGGTGGAAGCGGCTTTCGTCGACCGCACGACACGGGCTGCGCTGCTGGCAAGGCTTGGCGCGCCGGCGCGCGGCAGGTAG